In Synechococcus sp. KORDI-100, a single window of DNA contains:
- a CDS encoding PilN domain-containing protein, which produces MALRPPVDSVDLLEERRAELGVLPEPAVIVPARDLLLKGGLAGLALLMLCLGAWLWLMRQADTLQSDVDRLQPVEVRVQAANQRLTSITAKTKALENDSSRISAQLVSVRSGSAFLQQLRQVTPDGVQLTNVSVLPDQISITGLARSSQTIGSFARINALALNLEALPGVPDQGARVEEASTDDDGLTEFAMSVAVDPSVRASPAELRSLGAEGLARRYERLRQQGFDG; this is translated from the coding sequence ATGGCGTTGCGTCCACCGGTTGATTCAGTTGATTTGCTGGAGGAACGTCGAGCGGAACTCGGCGTTCTTCCAGAGCCGGCTGTGATTGTGCCGGCGCGTGATCTGCTCTTGAAAGGGGGGCTCGCCGGACTTGCCTTGCTGATGCTCTGTCTGGGCGCCTGGCTGTGGCTGATGCGTCAGGCAGACACTCTGCAGAGCGACGTCGATCGCCTCCAACCTGTTGAGGTTCGGGTCCAGGCCGCGAATCAACGGTTGACGTCGATCACTGCAAAGACCAAAGCCCTGGAGAACGATTCGTCCCGCATTTCGGCTCAGTTGGTGTCCGTTCGATCTGGATCCGCTTTCCTGCAGCAGCTCCGTCAGGTCACCCCCGATGGCGTGCAGCTGACCAATGTGAGTGTGCTGCCTGATCAGATTTCGATCACTGGACTTGCTCGCAGCTCCCAGACGATCGGCTCCTTTGCTCGGATCAATGCTCTGGCTCTGAATCTCGAGGCCTTGCCGGGCGTGCCCGATCAGGGAGCCAGGGTTGAAGAGGCCAGCACGGACGACGATGGTTTGACGGAATTCGCCATGTCCGTTGCCGTTGACCCGTCTGTCCGGGCATCACCGGCCGAGTTGCGTTCACTTGGAGCGGAAGGTCTGGCGCGTCGTTATGAACGTCTGCGTCAGCAAGGCTTCGACGGATGA
- a CDS encoding quinone-dependent dihydroorotate dehydrogenase, with product MAQNAQAGSLTTSDFYRRWLGPVLSRDEGLDAEQLSRTALTALGQASLRRGWPGISTVLNGVAAELQRRDLRLEQVLFGCRFSNPVGLAAGFDKNGVAAGIWDRFGFGFAELGTVTWHGQPGNPRPRLFRLAAEQAALNRMGFNNDGAKALLKTLERQRLSPSGKRPAVLGINFGKSKVTPLDQAADDYAASLEVLAPLADYAVINVSSPNTPGLRDLQDSAHLRWLVERLRRLPACPPLLVKIAPDLEDEAIDGIARLAFEEGLAGVIAVNTSLDRLGLEQRRLPQTGRPLAEEPGGLSGCPLRPRALEVIRRLRAGAGPALPLIGVGGIDSAEAAWERIVAGASLIQLYTGWIFQGPDLVPAILEGLLLQLDRHGLRSITEAVGSGLPWQD from the coding sequence ATGGCTCAGAACGCACAGGCTGGATCGCTCACCACCAGTGATTTCTATCGACGTTGGCTGGGTCCTGTCCTGAGCCGTGATGAAGGACTCGATGCGGAACAGCTGTCCCGGACCGCTCTGACGGCTCTCGGCCAGGCCAGTCTCCGACGGGGCTGGCCTGGCATTTCAACCGTGCTCAATGGTGTCGCTGCTGAATTGCAGCGAAGGGATCTGCGTCTGGAACAGGTGCTGTTCGGTTGTCGATTCAGCAACCCTGTGGGATTGGCAGCTGGTTTCGACAAGAACGGAGTGGCTGCTGGCATCTGGGATCGTTTTGGCTTCGGCTTTGCCGAGCTCGGCACGGTCACCTGGCACGGGCAGCCCGGCAATCCTCGGCCGCGTCTGTTTCGTCTCGCCGCCGAGCAGGCGGCGCTCAATCGCATGGGCTTCAACAATGATGGTGCCAAAGCCCTTCTGAAGACCCTGGAACGTCAGCGGCTTTCACCATCCGGCAAACGTCCGGCGGTTCTGGGAATCAATTTCGGCAAGTCCAAGGTCACGCCTCTCGATCAGGCAGCGGATGATTACGCTGCCTCATTGGAGGTGTTGGCACCACTGGCGGATTACGCCGTGATCAATGTGAGTTCTCCCAACACCCCAGGTCTGCGGGATCTGCAGGATTCCGCCCATCTGCGCTGGTTGGTGGAGCGGCTGCGGCGTCTGCCCGCGTGCCCTCCTCTCCTGGTCAAGATCGCTCCTGATCTGGAGGACGAAGCCATTGACGGAATCGCCCGTCTGGCGTTTGAAGAAGGTCTTGCCGGGGTGATTGCCGTCAACACGAGCCTGGACAGGCTGGGCCTCGAGCAGAGGCGTCTGCCACAGACCGGCAGACCACTGGCGGAAGAACCTGGGGGTCTCAGTGGATGTCCACTGAGACCTCGCGCTCTTGAGGTGATCCGTCGCTTGCGGGCCGGTGCAGGCCCTGCCTTGCCGTTGATCGGCGTCGGTGGGATCGATTCAGCAGAAGCGGCCTGGGAACGCATCGTTGCCGGCGCTTCGCTGATCCAGCTGTACACCGGCTGGATCTTTCAGGGACCGGATTTGGTGCCGGCGATTCTGGAGGGACTGTTGTTGCAGCTTGATCGCCACGGTCTGCGGTCGATCACGGAGGCGGTTGGCAGCGGCCTGCCTTGGCAGGACTGA
- a CDS encoding DUF3747 domain-containing protein, with the protein MSRTYPRASTMAAISLGLALVLPGGTAARAVFNSQPLQQQRFAVLAQPIGQSDWKLLVLEQIKTRPLCWTPRSDGLMDPTLNTFNFSGICSRYLDSNGYSLRSGGQDLNVRFRLRLKQSGNRLQLVAIDPDQLMPITIGTATVPRRDRNGFVKINLDDGWRLERRVYQGRTLSHVYFAHPDPINRLLAEAGNSSSGGFTRLGAPQAPGRPSRGPAPARPRVANSGPIKLEVIPYRR; encoded by the coding sequence ATGTCGCGAACCTACCCAAGGGCCTCGACAATGGCGGCCATCAGCCTGGGGCTTGCTCTGGTGTTGCCAGGCGGCACAGCAGCACGGGCGGTGTTCAACAGCCAACCCTTGCAACAGCAACGATTCGCCGTGCTTGCTCAGCCGATCGGGCAAAGCGACTGGAAGCTTCTCGTGCTCGAACAGATCAAGACACGGCCGCTGTGCTGGACGCCCAGGTCGGATGGACTGATGGATCCAACGCTGAACACGTTCAACTTCAGCGGTATCTGCAGCCGCTATCTCGACAGCAACGGCTATTCCCTTCGCAGCGGCGGACAGGACCTGAACGTCCGCTTTCGTCTGCGCTTGAAACAGAGTGGCAATCGCCTGCAACTCGTAGCCATCGACCCAGATCAGTTGATGCCGATCACGATCGGAACAGCAACCGTGCCTCGTCGCGATCGCAATGGCTTCGTCAAGATCAACCTCGATGACGGTTGGCGCCTGGAGCGTCGTGTGTACCAGGGCCGCACCCTGAGCCATGTGTATTTCGCCCATCCAGACCCCATCAATCGCCTGCTTGCCGAAGCCGGAAACAGCAGTTCCGGGGGATTCACGCGTCTCGGCGCTCCCCAGGCACCGGGTCGACCCAGTCGCGGCCCTGCACCAGCAAGACCTCGCGTCGCAAACAGCGGCCCGATCAAGCTTGAGGTGATTCCTTATCGCCGCTGA
- the secE gene encoding preprotein translocase subunit SecE: protein MTSPTTEDTKTVEAGSAGTEAPRQGGFLAATVEELKLVVWPSRQQLFSESIAVILMVSLSAATIAAVSRFFGWASSQVFR from the coding sequence GTGACCAGCCCAACCACTGAGGACACCAAAACCGTCGAAGCCGGTTCTGCGGGGACAGAAGCTCCCCGTCAGGGAGGCTTTCTTGCTGCAACGGTGGAGGAGTTGAAGCTGGTGGTCTGGCCCAGTCGTCAGCAACTCTTCAGCGAATCCATCGCGGTCATCCTGATGGTCAGTCTTTCGGCAGCCACGATCGCTGCGGTGAGTCGCTTCTTTGGCTGGGCGTCCTCTCAGGTGTTCCGCTGA
- the rplK gene encoding 50S ribosomal protein L11 → MAKKVTAVIKLALQAGKANPAPPVGPALGQHGVNIMMFCKEYNARTQDKAGYVIPVEISVYEDRSFTFITKTPPASVLITKAAGIQKGSGQSAKGSVGSIKRAQLEEIAKTKLPDLNCTSIESAMRIIEGTARNMGVSISD, encoded by the coding sequence ATGGCCAAGAAAGTCACAGCAGTCATCAAGCTGGCCCTGCAAGCCGGCAAAGCCAACCCTGCACCACCGGTGGGTCCTGCCCTCGGTCAGCACGGGGTGAACATCATGATGTTCTGCAAGGAGTACAACGCCCGCACGCAGGACAAGGCCGGGTATGTGATTCCGGTGGAGATTTCGGTCTATGAGGATCGAAGCTTCACCTTCATCACCAAGACGCCACCGGCGTCTGTGTTGATCACCAAGGCCGCAGGAATCCAGAAGGGTTCCGGCCAGTCTGCGAAGGGCAGTGTCGGTTCGATCAAGCGAGCTCAGCTCGAGGAGATCGCGAAGACCAAACTCCCGGATCTCAACTGCACCAGCATCGAATCCGCCATGCGCATCATTGAAGGAACCGCTCGCAACATGGGCGTGTCCATCAGCGACTGA
- the rplL gene encoding 50S ribosomal protein L7/L12 has protein sequence MSAKTDEILESLKSLSLLEASELVKQIEEAFGVSAAASAGVVMAAPGAAGAGGGGGEAAEEKTEFDVILESFDAAAKIKVLKVVRNATGLGLGDAKALVEAAPKPVKEGISKDDAEALKKEIEEAGGKVTVK, from the coding sequence ATGTCTGCAAAAACTGACGAAATTCTCGAATCGCTGAAGTCTCTGTCGTTGCTTGAAGCTTCCGAGCTGGTCAAGCAGATCGAAGAGGCTTTCGGTGTCTCTGCTGCGGCGTCTGCCGGAGTGGTGATGGCCGCTCCCGGTGCAGCCGGTGCCGGCGGCGGTGGTGGCGAAGCCGCCGAGGAGAAGACTGAATTTGACGTCATCCTCGAGAGCTTCGATGCGGCTGCCAAAATCAAGGTGCTCAAGGTTGTCCGCAACGCCACAGGCCTCGGTCTCGGTGATGCCAAGGCCCTTGTTGAAGCGGCTCCCAAGCCGGTCAAGGAAGGCATCTCCAAGGACGATGCTGAAGCTCTGAAAAAGGAAATCGAGGAAGCCGGCGGCAAGGTCACCGTCAAGTGA
- the rplJ gene encoding 50S ribosomal protein L10 has product MGRTLESKQQIVGELKELLADAELALVLDYKGLSIKEMSDLRERLRAGNGICKVTKNSLLRRAIDGDSSWANLDSLLSGTNAFVLIKGDVGAGVKAVQAFQKETKKSETKGGLFEGKLLSQDEIKAIADLPSKEQLMAQIAGAINAVTTKVAVGINEVPSGIARALSQHAEGGDS; this is encoded by the coding sequence ATGGGCCGCACTCTGGAGAGCAAGCAACAGATCGTCGGAGAGCTCAAGGAGCTCCTCGCCGATGCGGAGCTGGCACTTGTTCTTGATTACAAGGGCCTTTCCATCAAGGAAATGTCTGATCTGCGGGAACGTCTGCGGGCAGGCAACGGCATCTGCAAGGTCACGAAAAATTCCTTGCTGCGTCGTGCCATTGATGGGGACAGCTCCTGGGCCAACCTCGATTCCCTGCTGAGCGGCACCAATGCCTTTGTTCTGATCAAAGGCGATGTCGGTGCTGGCGTCAAAGCCGTCCAGGCTTTCCAGAAGGAGACCAAAAAGTCCGAGACCAAGGGTGGCCTTTTCGAAGGCAAACTTCTCAGTCAGGACGAGATCAAAGCCATTGCTGATCTTCCTTCCAAGGAGCAGCTCATGGCCCAGATTGCTGGTGCGATCAATGCGGTGACCACAAAGGTTGCTGTCGGTATCAACGAGGTTCCCTCAGGCATCGCGCGGGCGCTCAGCCAGCACGCAGAAGGCGGCGACAGCTGA
- a CDS encoding ribonuclease H, producing the protein MADERGRVVAAATDGACSGNPGPGGWGALIRFEDGSVEEFGGHEPATTNNRMELQAALALLQRLKALPRHPDLILRTDSKYLIDGLGSWMAGWKRKGWKTAAGKPVLNQDLWQALDQARLDDVPLAYVKGHSGDPDNERVDRIAVAYSRGQALTPPPPSSPPAASDDAAPQELQRLLTRLELAERLAAGAFTLTAAELAQLVEQPLQNLQERSSSWRWRDWSVDPVQAGRWRLRRREGGSEQS; encoded by the coding sequence ATGGCTGATGAGCGTGGTCGGGTCGTGGCCGCTGCGACCGATGGTGCCTGCAGTGGGAACCCAGGGCCCGGCGGCTGGGGTGCGCTGATTCGCTTCGAGGACGGGAGTGTTGAGGAATTTGGAGGTCATGAGCCGGCGACCACCAACAACCGGATGGAATTGCAGGCGGCTCTGGCCCTGCTTCAACGCTTGAAAGCGTTGCCCCGCCATCCGGATCTGATCCTCAGAACGGACAGCAAATATCTCATTGATGGGCTTGGCTCCTGGATGGCCGGCTGGAAACGCAAAGGCTGGAAGACCGCCGCCGGCAAGCCGGTCCTCAATCAGGACCTTTGGCAGGCCCTGGATCAGGCACGTCTGGACGATGTCCCTCTTGCCTACGTCAAAGGCCACAGTGGTGATCCGGACAATGAACGGGTGGATCGCATCGCCGTTGCCTACTCACGGGGGCAGGCGTTGACCCCTCCACCGCCGTCATCACCCCCTGCAGCGTCGGATGATGCAGCACCACAGGAACTGCAACGGTTGCTCACGCGCCTGGAGCTTGCTGAGCGTCTGGCCGCCGGAGCGTTCACGCTCACGGCCGCGGAGTTGGCGCAGCTCGTGGAGCAGCCCCTTCAAAATCTTCAGGAACGCAGCAGCAGCTGGCGTTGGCGTGACTGGTCAGTGGATCCGGTGCAGGCGGGGAGGTGGCGACTGCGCCGTCGCGAGGGAGGATCAGAGCAGTCCTGA
- the nusG gene encoding transcription termination/antitermination protein NusG, with the protein MSDDLTTTDSNTEQVLDLPATNDGEEGTLQEPSIAKTAIARWYAIQVASSCEKKVKATLEQRAVTLGVSNRILEIEIPQTPAVKLKKDGTRQSTEEKVFPGYVLVRMVLDEDTMMAVRSTPNVINFVGAEDRRATGKARGHIKPRPLSRAEVDRIFKRAAEKKTVVKVDLTEGDQILVTAGPFKDFQGEVIEVSGERNKLKALLSIFGRETPVELEFSQISKQN; encoded by the coding sequence GTGTCTGACGACCTGACCACTACGGACTCCAACACGGAGCAGGTTCTCGACCTGCCAGCTACGAATGATGGCGAGGAGGGCACTCTTCAGGAGCCGAGCATCGCCAAGACGGCGATCGCCCGCTGGTATGCGATTCAGGTGGCCTCGAGCTGTGAGAAGAAAGTCAAGGCCACCCTTGAGCAGCGGGCGGTGACCCTTGGAGTCAGCAATCGGATCCTGGAGATCGAAATTCCTCAGACTCCAGCTGTGAAGCTGAAGAAGGACGGCACCCGCCAGTCCACCGAGGAGAAGGTCTTCCCTGGTTACGTGCTCGTGCGCATGGTTTTGGATGAAGACACGATGATGGCCGTGCGCAGCACCCCGAACGTGATCAACTTCGTTGGCGCTGAGGACCGTCGTGCAACCGGCAAAGCTCGCGGACACATCAAACCCCGCCCCCTCAGTCGTGCTGAGGTTGATCGCATTTTCAAGCGTGCTGCAGAGAAGAAAACCGTGGTCAAGGTGGACCTCACCGAAGGCGATCAGATCCTGGTGACCGCTGGTCCGTTCAAGGATTTCCAGGGCGAGGTGATCGAGGTTTCCGGCGAACGCAACAAGCTCAAGGCCCTGCTCTCGATCTTCGGTCGGGAGACTCCGGTCGAGCTGGAATTTTCCCAGATCAGCAAACAGAACTAA
- a CDS encoding type II secretion system protein GspD: MLIRSQKRLSSLALVVGLLTTAEAGLFLLSPSVQAQQSASVELRVRRLDGNVDIVIAGAGSGARVVEQQQDSSNWRGRLSTSSGRSLRSGAQQLSLPGAGLKSIQLDGSGSTLELQIQADVGVSLPSPRISSNGQDLIVRFSGLRSSSLVGQTGQLDLRQPGRVAQPTYVPPMQPRAMAPPVGDMAVGTMLINNRSFVNVSGPPVTLTLNNAPAKDALMSLARLGGYGFVYVGDPDQATTADTEGSFGRPVSMAFRHERFDRALNSVLMASGLQGKLDGRTLLVGTTVAAKTFGPQMSKVFRLNQVGVEGAAQYLASLGAAMTHVKTIEITTGESQTAGSSQISNNASQTRNSITETETFGSATGPLLGLSGVTNSRLNTVTLVGDPSLVSVAESYLKQLDLRKRQVAVKIQIMSVTLTNDKTIDASFSSRIGNTFLVSQSGNAHMNFGKYKPGSPAGTGIYNGTNGQIPGNYQDAPTVDVRDPRPAVVPLAESATVREVKDDNGEVIDYEVIKQPLLRDNQEVYVPDSNPNVPPDLVPVYDKYGRPKLVPQKELNSYSSDSFYAYLEALIVSSSAKTLAQPTLLVQEGESAKVETGESVITGVTSTDTANGSTQFQNDRKTAGLKVDLSVDKIDDNGFVTLNLSPEISVPIPAGTQQGVGIFNVQLRKLESGSIRLRDGQSLILTGVITDSDRQQIRKWPILGDMPLIGQLFRQSASSREKNELVIIVTPTIIDDEQGGTYGYGYRPSTPSSRQLLRSGG, translated from the coding sequence GTGCTGATCCGATCTCAGAAGCGACTGTCTTCACTGGCTCTTGTCGTCGGTCTGTTGACGACGGCAGAGGCGGGCTTGTTTCTGCTCTCGCCCTCTGTACAGGCGCAGCAGAGTGCGTCGGTCGAACTGCGTGTGAGGCGTTTGGACGGCAACGTCGACATCGTGATTGCTGGTGCCGGTTCCGGGGCACGCGTTGTTGAGCAACAACAGGATTCCTCCAATTGGCGGGGGCGTCTCAGCACTTCATCGGGTCGATCGCTTCGGTCGGGAGCCCAGCAACTCTCTCTGCCCGGTGCCGGGCTCAAGAGCATCCAGCTGGATGGTTCAGGATCCACTCTTGAGTTGCAGATTCAGGCCGATGTAGGCGTTTCATTGCCATCGCCCCGGATCAGTTCCAACGGTCAGGATTTGATCGTCCGCTTTTCAGGGTTGAGGTCGTCCAGCCTGGTTGGCCAGACCGGGCAACTGGATCTGCGCCAACCGGGGCGCGTCGCTCAGCCCACCTATGTGCCGCCGATGCAACCGCGAGCCATGGCTCCTCCCGTCGGCGATATGGCCGTGGGCACCATGCTCATCAACAACCGCAGTTTTGTGAACGTCAGCGGACCTCCGGTGACATTGACGTTGAACAATGCCCCAGCCAAGGATGCCTTGATGTCCCTGGCACGATTGGGAGGCTACGGATTTGTTTACGTCGGAGATCCGGATCAGGCCACAACGGCAGACACGGAGGGTTCCTTCGGTCGTCCCGTGAGCATGGCGTTCAGACACGAGCGTTTTGATCGTGCGTTGAACAGTGTGCTTATGGCATCCGGACTGCAGGGAAAACTGGATGGCCGCACCCTGCTTGTGGGGACCACTGTTGCGGCGAAAACCTTTGGTCCGCAGATGTCCAAGGTGTTTCGTCTGAATCAGGTTGGCGTGGAAGGAGCTGCGCAATATCTCGCCAGCCTCGGTGCTGCAATGACCCATGTGAAGACCATCGAGATCACAACAGGTGAATCACAGACTGCAGGATCGTCACAGATCAGCAACAACGCCTCACAGACCAGGAACAGCATCACCGAGACGGAAACCTTCGGCAGTGCCACGGGCCCATTGCTTGGTCTGAGTGGTGTCACCAATTCACGGCTCAATACCGTCACTCTTGTTGGAGACCCCTCGTTAGTCAGTGTCGCCGAATCCTACTTAAAGCAGCTTGATTTGCGTAAGCGTCAAGTAGCTGTAAAAATCCAAATTATGAGTGTCACTTTGACGAACGACAAAACAATTGATGCAAGCTTCTCGTCTAGAATAGGAAACACTTTTCTTGTGAGTCAGAGCGGCAATGCTCATATGAATTTCGGCAAGTACAAGCCTGGAAGCCCTGCCGGAACAGGTATTTACAACGGAACGAACGGTCAAATTCCTGGAAATTACCAAGATGCTCCCACCGTTGACGTAAGAGATCCGCGACCAGCTGTTGTTCCCTTAGCTGAGAGTGCTACGGTTCGTGAAGTAAAAGATGATAATGGTGAGGTAATAGATTATGAAGTGATTAAGCAGCCTTTGCTGCGCGATAATCAAGAAGTATACGTTCCTGATTCAAATCCTAATGTTCCTCCAGATCTTGTCCCCGTCTATGACAAATACGGACGCCCTAAGCTTGTGCCCCAAAAGGAGTTGAATAGTTACAGTTCAGATTCATTTTACGCATATCTAGAAGCTTTAATTGTTTCTTCGAGTGCTAAGACGTTGGCACAGCCAACGCTTTTGGTTCAAGAAGGTGAATCTGCTAAAGTTGAAACAGGTGAAAGTGTTATCACAGGAGTGACGTCAACCGACACCGCCAATGGATCAACCCAGTTTCAAAATGATCGAAAAACAGCTGGCCTAAAAGTTGATTTGAGTGTTGACAAAATTGATGATAATGGATTTGTAACACTAAATCTTTCTCCAGAAATATCTGTGCCAATACCTGCTGGAACTCAACAAGGTGTGGGTATTTTCAATGTTCAACTTCGTAAGCTTGAGTCGGGATCAATTCGGTTACGTGATGGTCAATCATTAATATTAACGGGCGTGATTACTGATTCTGACCGACAACAGATAAGGAAGTGGCCAATTTTGGGAGATATGCCATTGATTGGCCAGTTGTTCCGTCAATCAGCTTCATCAAGAGAAAAAAATGAGCTCGTTATTATCGTGACTCCCACAATCATCGACGATGAACAGGGCGGCACTTACGGCTATGGCTACCGGCCGTCAACCCCGTCATCACGTCAACTCCTGCGCAGCGGCGGTTGA
- the rplA gene encoding 50S ribosomal protein L1 → MPKLSKRLAGLASKIDDRAYEPLEAISLVRENATAKFDETMEAHVRLGIDPKYTDQQLRTTVALPNGTGQTVRIAVVTRGEKVAEAKAAGAELAGEEELVETIAKGEMDFDLLIATPDMMPKVAKLGRVLGPRGLMPNPKAGTVTTDLASAIKEFKAGKLEFRADRTGIVHVRFGKASFSAEALLENLKTLQETIDRNKPSGAKGRYWKSLYVTSTMGPSVEVDYSALQDIQQEG, encoded by the coding sequence ATGCCAAAGCTTTCCAAACGCCTGGCCGGTCTGGCCAGCAAGATCGACGATCGGGCCTACGAGCCGCTCGAGGCGATCTCCCTGGTCCGTGAGAACGCCACGGCCAAATTCGACGAAACGATGGAGGCCCATGTGCGCCTCGGGATTGATCCCAAATACACCGACCAGCAGTTGAGAACCACCGTCGCGCTGCCGAATGGCACCGGACAGACCGTCCGAATCGCCGTCGTGACGCGCGGTGAGAAGGTGGCTGAAGCCAAAGCCGCGGGTGCTGAACTGGCTGGTGAAGAGGAGTTGGTGGAAACCATCGCCAAAGGTGAGATGGATTTCGACCTTCTGATCGCTACGCCGGACATGATGCCCAAGGTGGCCAAGCTCGGGCGTGTTCTGGGTCCTCGGGGCCTGATGCCGAATCCCAAGGCTGGGACAGTGACGACCGACCTCGCCTCGGCCATCAAGGAATTCAAGGCAGGAAAACTCGAGTTCCGTGCCGACCGAACCGGCATCGTGCATGTTCGCTTCGGGAAAGCCAGCTTCTCCGCCGAAGCCCTGCTTGAGAACCTGAAGACGCTGCAGGAGACCATTGACCGCAACAAGCCGAGTGGGGCGAAGGGCCGTTACTGGAAAAGCCTGTATGTGACCTCCACGATGGGCCCCTCGGTGGAGGTGGATTACTCAGCTCTGCAGGATATTCAGCAGGAGGGATAA